Proteins encoded by one window of Arachis hypogaea cultivar Tifrunner chromosome 1, arahy.Tifrunner.gnm2.J5K5, whole genome shotgun sequence:
- the LOC112705579 gene encoding uncharacterized protein, giving the protein MSLPFANVSGYIPPSIFNISTLQEITVTGDHLSGSLPANLGSMLPKLVRLYMGINYLSGRIPSSLCNATMLNTIDLAYNSFSGYIPDIFGSLRSLQLLNLGANNLTSDASDSELSIINSLTNCRFLKKLIFSGNPLDSILPISVGNLSTSLDDLNLKSCSMRGTIPASIGNLSSLINLDFGDNNFVGTFPTSIGKLIKLQGLFLDGNQLEGFVPNQLCQLTSLYKFSIISNKFSGPIPSCLGNLTSLRWLWLSSNKFNSIPSTLWGLSDLLLLDLSSNNLSGYLPIDSGNLKAIGWIYLSGNQFSGSIPRSLSNLMNLVLLTLARNKFEGPIPESFGRMVSLEQLDLSENILSGVIPKTLEALVYLKYFNVSHNKLKGKIPDGGPFANFSAQSFMGNKELCGAPRFHFSECKIEKSRKWNAHIVLTYVLPAAIVVTLLVAFLCILKFRKHKVVNNSEVNQSGERWRRISYYEIQQATDRFNDGNLLGVGSFGRVYKGVLSDGTNVAVKVYNLGLEGAFRSFDAECEILRSVRHRNLTKIISSCSNMDFKALILSYMPNGSLERWLHSEHHSLSMIQRLNIMIDVAEAMDYLHNGGSAPIIHCDLKPSNILLDEDMVAHVADFGIAKLLSGDDSITQTMNLATIGYMAPEYGLEGTVSRQGDVYSYGILLMETFTQKKPTAEMFVGEFSIKEWVKMSCPDSLLDIIDAKLLVEEGEPNTTQDCLLSIMTLALDCSAESPGLRTNIKSVVVALKKIKRLLLN; this is encoded by the exons ATGAGTCTTCCTTTCGCCAATGTGAGTGGCTACATTCCGCCATCAATCTTTAATATTTCTACCCTACAGGAAATTACAGTTACTGGAGATCATTTATCAGGCAGCCTCCCAGCAAACCTAGGCTCCATGCTTCCAAAACTTGTTAGGCTGTACATGGGGATTAATTATCTCAGTGGAAGAATCCCAAGCTCCTTGTGCAATGCCACTATGCTTAATACCATAGATTTGGCTTACAATTCATTTTCTGGATATATTCCAGACATTTTTGGCAGCTTAAGAAGTCTCCAGCTGCTCAATCTTGGTGCAAATAATTTGACAAGTGATGCATCCGATTCAGAGCTAAGCATTATAAATTCTTTGACAAATTGTAGATTTCTCAAAAAGTTGATATTTTCTGGAAATCCATTGGATTCTATTCTTCCAATATCGGTAGGAAACCTTTCTACTTCTCTGGATGACTTGAATCTTAAGAGTTGTTCAATGAGAGGCACCATTCCAGCAAGTATTGGCAACTTGAGCAGCTTGATAAACCTTGACTTTGGTGATAATAATTTTGTTGGAACCTTTCCTACTAGCATAGGGAAATTAATAAAGCTACAAGGCCTCTTTTTAGATGGCAACCAATTGGAAGGATTTGTTCCGAATCAATTGTGTCAACTAACGAGCTTGTATAAATTTTCCATTATAAGCAACAAGTTCTCTGGCCCTATACCTTCTTGCTTAGGGAATCTTACCTCATTGAGATGGCTTTGGCTTTCTTCAAATAAATTCAACTCAATACCTTCCACCTTGTGGGGGCTGTCCGATTTATTGCTTTTAGACTTATCTTCCAATAATTTAAGTGGATATCTCCCAATAGATAGTGGAAATCTAAAAGCCATAGGTTGGATTTATTTATCAGGAAATCAATTTTCAGGTAGCATCCCAAGAAGCCTCAGCAATCTTATGAATTTGGTTCTTCTTACCTTAGCAAGAAACAAATTTGAAGGGCCCATCCCAGAATCATTTGGTCGTATGGTAAGTTTGGAACAACTTGACTTATCAGAAAATATCTTGTCTGGTGTCATTCCTAAAACATTGGAGGCACTTGTGTATCTGAAATATTTCAATGTTTCTCACaataaattaaaaggaaaaatccCGGATGGGGGACCTTTTGCAAACTTCTCAGCTCAGTCGTTCATGGGGAATAAAGAATTATGTGGTGCTCCACGTTTCCATTTTTCGGAATGTAAAATTGAAAAATCCCGAAAATGGAATGCACATATTGTGTTGACATATGTTTTACCTGCAGCAATAGTTGTCACCCTTCTTGTGGCATTCCTTTGCATCCTAAAATTCCGGAAGCACAAGGTGGTCAACAATTCAGAGGTGAATCAATCAGGAGAAAGATGGAGAAGAATATCATACTATGAAATTCAGCAAGCAACAGATAGGTTCAATGATGGCAACTTGCTTGGTGTAGGGAGTTTTGGAAGAGTGTATAAAGGAGTACTCTCAGATGGGACGAATGTTGCAGTAAAAGTGTATAATCTGGGGCTAGAAGGAGCATTTAGGAGTTTTGATGCTGAATGTGAGATATTGCGCAGTGTCCGCCATCGAAACTTAACCAAAATCATTAGCAGCTGCAGCAACATGGACTTCAAGGCATTGATCCTAAGCTACATGCCTAATGGGAGTTTAGAGAGGTGGCTACACTCGGAACACCATAGCTTGAGTATGATCCAGAGGCTAAACATAATGATAGATGTTGCAGAAGCAATGGATTATCTGCACAATGGTGGTTCTGCACCAATTATACATTGTGATTTGAAACCGAGCAACATATTACTAGATGAAGACATGGTTGCCCATGTGGCTGATTTTGGCATTGCAAAATTGCTGAGTGGGGATGACTCCATCACTCAAACCATGAATCTAGCCACAATAGGCTATATGGCCCCTG AATATGGACTTGAGGGAACAGTGTCTAGACAAGGTGATGTGTATAGCTATGGAATTTTACTAATGGAGACCTTCACACAGAAAAAACCCACTGCTGAAATGTTTGTGGGAGAGTTTAGCATCAAAGAGTGGGTGAAAATGTCATGCCCTGATTCACTACTTGATATCATTGATGCAAAATTATTAGTGGAAGAAGGAGAGCCAAATACCACACAGGATTGCTTGTTGTCTATAATGACTCTAGCTCTGGATTGCTCAGCTGAGTCACCTGGGCTAAGGACAAATATAAAAAGTGTTGTGGTTGCGCTCAAGAAGATTAAAAGATTACTCTTGAACTAA
- the LOC112705595 gene encoding glucose-1-phosphate adenylyltransferase large subunit 3, chloroplastic/amyloplastic, with translation MAVPASGQMSVSSVMQLRGPTSLSLSGKKWSHLVKFSNGEVMGRKLRLRQQHGGNGCTNNVRRNHICMSLTADVGSQSKLRDLDAERRDARTVVAVILGGGAGTRLFPLTKRRAKPAVPIGGAYRLIDVPMSNCINSGINKVYILTQFNSASLNRHIARAYNSGTGVTFGDGYIEVLAATQTPGEAGKRWFQGTADAVRQFHWLFEDPRSKDIEDVLILSGDHLYRMDYMDFVQNHRESGADITLSCLPMDDSRASDFGLMKIDDKGRILSFSEKPKGEDLKAMQVDTTVLGLSKEEAVKKPYIASMGVYVFKKEILLNLLRWRFPTANDFGSEVIPASAREFYMKAYLFNDYWEDIGTIRSFFEANLALTEHPPRFSFYDAAKPMYTSRRNLPPSKIDNSKIVDSIISHGSFVDSSFIEHSVVGIRSRINSNVHLKDTVMLGADFYETKSEVTALLAEGRVPIGIGENTKIKDCIIDKNARIGKNVVIANKDGVQEADRSSEGFYIRSGVTIVLKNSVIEDGLVI, from the exons ATGGCAGTGCCTGCGAGCGGACAGATGTCAGTCTCATCCGTGATGCAGTTACGTGGACCAACAAGTCTCAGCCTCAGTGGTAAGAAGTGGAGTCATCTTGTGAAGTTTAGTAATGGAGAAGTAATGGGACGTAAGCTCAGGCTAAGACAACAGCATGGTGGCAACGGCTGCACTAACAATGTTAGGAGGAACCATATATGCATGTCTCTCACTGCTGACGTGGGTAGTCAATCCAAG TTGAGAGACTTGGATGCTGAGAGAAGGGATGCTAGGACGGTTGTGGCGGTTATACTTGGTGGAGGAGCCGGAACCCGTCTCTTTCCTCTTACAAAGCGCCGAGCCAAACCTGCT GTTCCTATTGGAGGTGCTTATAGGCTCATTGATGTGCCAATGAGCAACTGCATCAACAGTGGCATCAACAAGGTCTACATTCTCACTCAGTTCAACTCAGCTTCACTCAACAGGCATATTGCACGTGCTTACAACTCTGGCACTGGTGTCACCTTTGGAGATGGCTATATTGAG GTTCTTGCTGCCACTCAAACTCCAGGGGAGGCAGGTAAAAGATGGTTTCAGGGTACTGCTGATGCCGTGAGGCAGTTCCACTGGCTCTTTGAG GATCCTAGAAGCAAGGATATTGAGGATGTCCTGATTCTTTCTGGGGATCATCTCTACCGAATGGACTATATGGACTTTGTTCAA AATCATCGCGAGAGTGGTGCAGATATTACTCTTTCTTGTCTCCCCATGGATGACAG CCGTGCCTCTGATTTTGGTCTAATGAAGATAGATGATAAAGGAAGGATTCTCTCATTCAGTGAAAAGCCCAAAGGAGAAGACCTAAAAGCAATG CAAGTAGATACAACTGTTCTTGGGCTTTCAAAGGAAGAGGCTGTAAAGAAACCATACATTGCTTCTATGGGTGTGTATGTATTCAAGAAGGAGATACTTCTGAATCTATTAAG atgGCGGTTTCCAACTGCAAATGACTTTGGATCAGAGGTCATCCCTGCCTCAGCTAGAGAATTTTACATGAAG GCTTATCTCTTCAATGATTACTGGGAGGACATAGGAACGATCCGATCATTCTTTGAGGCAAATCTAGCCCTCACTGAGCAT CCACCCAGGTTTAGCTTTTACGATGCCGCAAAGCCGATGTATACATCAAGAAGAAACCTGCCTCCATCAAAGATTGACAACAGCAAG ATTGTTGATTCAATTATATCACATGGGAGCTTTGTGGATAGTTCGTTCATAGAGCATAGTGTGGTTGGAATCAGATCCAGAATAAACTCAAATGTTCACTTAAAG GATACTGTGATGCTTGGTGCTGATTTCTACGAAACAAAATCAGAAGTGACAGCACTATTAGCCGAGGGAAGAGTTCCTATAGGGATAGGAGAAAATACAAAAATCAA AGACTGTATTATTGACAAAAATGCTAGAATTGGAAAGAATGTTGTAATCGCAAATAAGGAT GGCGTACAAGAGGCTGATAGATCTTCAGAAGGGTTTTACATCCGTTCTGGTGTTACCATTGTATTGAAAAACTCAGTAATTGAAGATGGACTggtcatataa
- the LOC140183791 gene encoding uncharacterized mitochondrial protein AtMg00810-like, whose translation MDKEFAALQKCKTWELTEPPLNTTIIGSKWVFAIKKNAKGDILRYKFDFDNAFLNGTLNETVYIMQPPGYSTKGEQLVCKLNKAIYGLKQALRAWYKKLSTTLRQFGFKETRSDVSLFVRFFDSNVIYLLVYVDDIIVTDNNAAELDKLIYQLNNIFPLKDMGKFCYFLSLEASYLSTGSVHISQTKYACELLKRAGMETVNSMPTPMMSNTKLSAHYSEPFHDPKLYRSIVGVLQYLTMTRPYIAFAVNRVSQFMHQPTLLHWKSIKRILRYVKGTVYHGLLFSKSTDFRLLTFSDADWGGDLDDRKSITGFCIYLGCKLIS comes from the exons ATGGATAAAGAGTTTGCTGCTCTTCAAAAGTGCAAAACATGGGAATTAACAGAACCACCACTTAATACCACAATTATTGGAAGTAAGTGGGTGTTTGCTATAAAGAAAAATGCTAAAGGTGATATTCTGAGGTATAAG TTTGATTTTGATAATGCCTTTCTTAATGGCACCTTAAATGAGACTGTATACATAATGCAACCTCCAGGATACTCTACAAAGGGTGAACAACTAGTGTGCAAGCTAAACAAGGCCATTTATGGTCTAAAACAAGCACTGAGGGCCTGGTATAAAAAATTATCTACTACTCTTCGACAGTTTGGATTTAAAGAAACCAGATCTGATGTGTCTTTGTTTGTTAGATTTTTTGATTCTAATGTAATTTACTTGTTAGTTTATGTAGATGATATAATTGTTACCGATAATAATGCTGCagaattagataaattaatttaccAATTGAACAATATTTTTCCATTAAAGGATATGGGAaagttttgttattttttaagctTGGAAGCTTCATATTTGTCTACAGGTAGTGTTCACATTTCACAAACCAAATATGCATGTGAATTACTTAAGAGAGCTGGAATGGAGACTGTGAATTCGATGCCTACCCCAATGATGTCCAACACAAAGCTTTCAGCTCATTACTCGGAACCTTTTCATGATCCCAAACTGTACAGATCAATAGTTGGTGTACTTCAATATCTCACAATGACAAGACCATATATTGCCTTTGCTGTTAATAGAGTATCTCAGTTTATGCATCAACCAACATTGCTGCATTGGAAGAGTATAAAAAGAATTCTGAGATATGTGAAAGGTACAGTATATCATggattattattttctaaatctACTGATTTTAGGTTGTTGACTTTTTCAGATGCTGATTGGGGTGGAGATCTAGATGATAGAAAATCAATCACTGGATTTTGTATTTATCTTGGATGCAAACTGATCTCATGA